One genomic window of Punica granatum isolate Tunisia-2019 chromosome 1, ASM765513v2, whole genome shotgun sequence includes the following:
- the LOC116215765 gene encoding alkaline/neutral invertase A, mitochondrial-like isoform X1, with product MSSSSSIGICTMKPSCRILISYKGSSIFGVSPHRTNPSVARNLSKSQFKSIYCRSYSSSQILGHKGSVGPSRRAFCVSDQGWSQYGSISSICCVHNLKGSKRGILVIPRIASDTRNQSTSVGAHVNEKGFERIYVQGGLNVKPLVIERIETGLGVVEEREDRVEDDNLSVHTESFTGLNERKDERELSEIEKEAWKLLRSAVVNYCGAPVGTVAANDPADKQPLNYDQVFIRDFIPSALAFLLKGEGEIVKNFLLHTLQLQSWEKTVDCHSPGQGLMPASFKVRSVPLDGSDGAFEEVLDPDFGESAIGRVAPVDSGLWWIILLRAYGKLTGDYSLQERVDVQTGMRLILNLCLSDGFDMFPSLLVTDGSCMIDRRMGIHGHPLEIQALFFSALRCSREMLIVNDGTKKLAAAINNRLSALSFHIREYYWVDMSKINEIYRYKTEEYSTNAINKFNIYPDQIPSWLMDWIPETGGYLIGNLQPAHMDFRFFTLGNLWAIVSSLGTQQQNEGILSLIEKKWDDLVGHMPMKICYPALESEEWRIITGSDPKNTPLFFFCSPWSYHNGGSWPTLLWQFTLACIKMGKPDLARRAVDLAEERISADQWPEYYDTRSGRFIGKQARLFQTWTIAGYLTSKMLLEKPEMASQLFWEEDYELLEMCVCALNKSGRKKCSRSSSRS from the exons ATGAGCAGTAGCAGTTCGATTGGAATTTGTACCATGAAACCCAGCTGTAGAATCCTCATTAGCTATAAGGGTTCCTCGATCTTTGGGGTTTCGCCCCATAGGACTAACCCGTCCGTTGCTCGCAATTTGTCGAAATCTCAGTTCAAGTCCATTTACTGCCGGAGCTATAGCAGCTCGCAGATTTTAGGCCATAAGGGTTCGGTTGGTCCGAGTCGGAGGGCTTTTTGTGTCTCCGATCAGGGCTGGAGCCAATATGGGAGCATTTCTAGCATTTGTTGTGTACATAATCTAAAGGGTAGCAAAAGGGGTATTTTAGTAATTCCCCGAATAGCTTCGGACACTAGGAACCAGTCGACCTCAGTCGGAGCTCATGTTAATGAGAAGGGCTTTGAGAGGATTTACGTTCAGGGTGGGCTGAATGTGAAGCCCCTCGTGATCGAGAGAATAGAGACTGGTCTTGGTGTGGTCGAAGAAAGGGAGGATAGAGTAGAGGACGACAATTTAAGTGTGCATACAGAAAGTTTTACGGGTTTGAATGAGAGGAAGGATGAGAGAGAATTGTCAGAAATTGAAAAGGAGGCATGGAAGTTGCTCCGGTCCGCGGTTGTGAACTACTGTGGGGCCCCTGTAGGAACCGTTGCAGCCAATGATCCTGCAGACAAGCAGCCTCTCAACTATGATCAGGTCTTTATTCGGGATTTCATCCCTTCAGCCCTCGCATTCTTGCTCAAGGGAGAAGGCGAGATCGTTAAGAACTTTCTTCTCCACACTTTGCAGTTGCAG AGTTGGGAGAAGACAGTTGATTGTCACAGCCCTGGGCAAGGGCTCATGCCTGCAAGCTTCAAAGTTCGGAGTGTCCCTCTTGATGGGAGCGATGGAGCGTTTGAGGAAGTTCTTGATCCTGACTTTGGTGAATCTGCCATTGGCCGTGTTGCCCCTGTTGATTCCG GGCTGTGGTGGATTATTCTGTTGAGAGCTTACGGGAAGCTAACAGGCGATTACTCATTGCAAGAAAGAGTCGATGTCCAAACGGGCATGAGGCTGATCCTCAATCTGTGCTTGAGTGATGGGTTTGACATGTTCCCTTCATTGCTTGTAACCGATGGTTCCTGCATGATTGACCGGAGGATGGGAATACATGGACACCCTCTTGAAATTCAA GCCTTGTTCTTCTCTGCTCTACGCTGTTCCAGGGAGATGCTCATTGTGAATGACGGAACCAAGAAGCTGGCAGCAGCCATTAACAACCGACTCAGCGCCCTCTCATTCCACATAAGGGAATACTACTGGGTCGACATGTCAAAGATTAATGAGATCTACCGTTATAAGACAGAGGAGTACTCAACGAACGCCATCAACAAATTCAACATCTACCCTGACCAGATCCCGTCGTGGCTTATGGACTGGATTCCTGAGACAGGAGGATACCTCATTGGTAATCTCCAGCCCGCCCACATGGACTTCCGTTTCTTCACGCTTGGGAACCTGTGGGCGATAGTCTCATCTCTAGGGACCCAACAGCAGAATGAGGGGATCTTGAGCTTGATTGAGAAAAAATGGGATGATCTTGTGGGTCATATGCCCATGAAGATTTGTTACCCTGCTCTGGAGTCCGAGGAATGGAGAATAATTACTGGCAGCGATCCCAAGAACAC tcccctttttttcttttgcagcCCATGGTCATACCACAATGGAGGCTCTTGGCCAACTCTCCTGTGGCAG TTCACGCTTGCTTGCATAAAGATGGGGAAGCCTGATCTTGCACGGAGAGCTGTAGATTTGGCCGAGGAGAGGATATCAGCTGATCAATGGCCCGAATACTACGACACAAGGAGCGGGAGGTTCATTGGGAAGCAGGCAAGACTGTTCCAGACTTGGACAATTGCTGGTTACCTGACCTCAAAGATGCTCCTTGAGAAGCCTGAAATGGCTTCCCAGTTATTCTGGGAAGAAGACTACGAGCTCCTTGAGATGTGCGTCTGTGCCCTTAATAAATCTGGCCGAAAGAAGTGCTCGCGATCTAGTTCAAGGTCTTGA
- the LOC116215765 gene encoding alkaline/neutral invertase A, mitochondrial-like isoform X2 produces the protein MSSSSSIGICTMKPSCRILISYKGSSIFGVSPHRTNPSVARNLSKSQFKSIYCRSYSSSQILGHKGSVGPSRRAFCVSDQGWSQYGSISSICCVHNLKGSKRGILVIPRIASDTRNQSTSVGAHVNEKGFERIYVQGGLNVKPLVIERIETGLGVVEEREDRVEDDNLSVHTESFTGLNERKDERELSEIEKEAWKLLRSAVVNYCGAPVGTVAANDPADKQPLNYDQVFIRDFIPSALAFLLKGEGEIVKNFLLHTLQLQSWEKTVDCHSPGQGLMPASFKVRSVPLDGSDGAFEEVLDPDFGESAIGRVAPVDSGLWWIILLRAYGKLTGDYSLQERVDVQTGMRLILNLCLSDGFDMFPSLLVTDGSCMIDRRMGIHGHPLEIQALFFSALRCSREMLIVNDGTKKLAAAINNRLSALSFHIREYYWVDMSKINEIYRYKTEEYSTNAINKFNIYPDQIPSWLMDWIPETGGYLIGNLQPAHMDFRFFTLGNLWAIVSSLGTQQQNEGILSLIEKKWDDLVGHMPMKICYPALESEEWRIITGSDPKNTPWSYHNGGSWPTLLWQFTLACIKMGKPDLARRAVDLAEERISADQWPEYYDTRSGRFIGKQARLFQTWTIAGYLTSKMLLEKPEMASQLFWEEDYELLEMCVCALNKSGRKKCSRSSSRS, from the exons ATGAGCAGTAGCAGTTCGATTGGAATTTGTACCATGAAACCCAGCTGTAGAATCCTCATTAGCTATAAGGGTTCCTCGATCTTTGGGGTTTCGCCCCATAGGACTAACCCGTCCGTTGCTCGCAATTTGTCGAAATCTCAGTTCAAGTCCATTTACTGCCGGAGCTATAGCAGCTCGCAGATTTTAGGCCATAAGGGTTCGGTTGGTCCGAGTCGGAGGGCTTTTTGTGTCTCCGATCAGGGCTGGAGCCAATATGGGAGCATTTCTAGCATTTGTTGTGTACATAATCTAAAGGGTAGCAAAAGGGGTATTTTAGTAATTCCCCGAATAGCTTCGGACACTAGGAACCAGTCGACCTCAGTCGGAGCTCATGTTAATGAGAAGGGCTTTGAGAGGATTTACGTTCAGGGTGGGCTGAATGTGAAGCCCCTCGTGATCGAGAGAATAGAGACTGGTCTTGGTGTGGTCGAAGAAAGGGAGGATAGAGTAGAGGACGACAATTTAAGTGTGCATACAGAAAGTTTTACGGGTTTGAATGAGAGGAAGGATGAGAGAGAATTGTCAGAAATTGAAAAGGAGGCATGGAAGTTGCTCCGGTCCGCGGTTGTGAACTACTGTGGGGCCCCTGTAGGAACCGTTGCAGCCAATGATCCTGCAGACAAGCAGCCTCTCAACTATGATCAGGTCTTTATTCGGGATTTCATCCCTTCAGCCCTCGCATTCTTGCTCAAGGGAGAAGGCGAGATCGTTAAGAACTTTCTTCTCCACACTTTGCAGTTGCAG AGTTGGGAGAAGACAGTTGATTGTCACAGCCCTGGGCAAGGGCTCATGCCTGCAAGCTTCAAAGTTCGGAGTGTCCCTCTTGATGGGAGCGATGGAGCGTTTGAGGAAGTTCTTGATCCTGACTTTGGTGAATCTGCCATTGGCCGTGTTGCCCCTGTTGATTCCG GGCTGTGGTGGATTATTCTGTTGAGAGCTTACGGGAAGCTAACAGGCGATTACTCATTGCAAGAAAGAGTCGATGTCCAAACGGGCATGAGGCTGATCCTCAATCTGTGCTTGAGTGATGGGTTTGACATGTTCCCTTCATTGCTTGTAACCGATGGTTCCTGCATGATTGACCGGAGGATGGGAATACATGGACACCCTCTTGAAATTCAA GCCTTGTTCTTCTCTGCTCTACGCTGTTCCAGGGAGATGCTCATTGTGAATGACGGAACCAAGAAGCTGGCAGCAGCCATTAACAACCGACTCAGCGCCCTCTCATTCCACATAAGGGAATACTACTGGGTCGACATGTCAAAGATTAATGAGATCTACCGTTATAAGACAGAGGAGTACTCAACGAACGCCATCAACAAATTCAACATCTACCCTGACCAGATCCCGTCGTGGCTTATGGACTGGATTCCTGAGACAGGAGGATACCTCATTGGTAATCTCCAGCCCGCCCACATGGACTTCCGTTTCTTCACGCTTGGGAACCTGTGGGCGATAGTCTCATCTCTAGGGACCCAACAGCAGAATGAGGGGATCTTGAGCTTGATTGAGAAAAAATGGGATGATCTTGTGGGTCATATGCCCATGAAGATTTGTTACCCTGCTCTGGAGTCCGAGGAATGGAGAATAATTACTGGCAGCGATCCCAAGAACAC cCCATGGTCATACCACAATGGAGGCTCTTGGCCAACTCTCCTGTGGCAG TTCACGCTTGCTTGCATAAAGATGGGGAAGCCTGATCTTGCACGGAGAGCTGTAGATTTGGCCGAGGAGAGGATATCAGCTGATCAATGGCCCGAATACTACGACACAAGGAGCGGGAGGTTCATTGGGAAGCAGGCAAGACTGTTCCAGACTTGGACAATTGCTGGTTACCTGACCTCAAAGATGCTCCTTGAGAAGCCTGAAATGGCTTCCCAGTTATTCTGGGAAGAAGACTACGAGCTCCTTGAGATGTGCGTCTGTGCCCTTAATAAATCTGGCCGAAAGAAGTGCTCGCGATCTAGTTCAAGGTCTTGA
- the LOC116193720 gene encoding 20 kDa chaperonin, chloroplastic-like, with protein sequence MAATQLTAPSISARALPSFEGLKSSTVKFASVGPLKTGSLTGRTFRGLVVKAVTVVAPKYASIKPLGDRVLVKIKTVEEKTQGGILLPTTAQTKPQGGEVVATGEGKKLGNTKLDISVKTGTQVIYSKYAGTELEFNGSNHLLLKEDDILGTLETDDIKDLKPLNDRVLIKVAAAEEKTAGGLLLTEASKEKPSIGTIIAVGPGPLDEEGKRTPLSVSSGNSVMYSKYAGSELKGSDGSDYIVLRASDVIAVLS encoded by the exons ATGGCGGCGACTCAGCTTACTGCACCATCAATATCAGCAAGGGCCCTGCCCTCCTTTGAAGGGCTTAAGTCTTCAACCGTGAAGTTTGCTTCAGTGGGTCCACTTAAGACAGGGTCACTGACCGGGAGAACGTTCAGAGGCCTAGTTGTGAAAGCAGTCACTGTGGTTGCTCCCAAG TATGCTTCAATTAAGCCCCTGGGTGATAGGGTTCTGGTAAAGATCAAAACTGTGGAGGAGAAGACACAGGGTGGTATATTGCTCCCAACAACTGCTCAGACGAAGCCTCAAGGAGGAGAAGTTGTCGCCACCGGAGAGGGCAAGAAGTTAGGGAACACGAAACTAGACATCAGTGTGAAG ACTGGAACCCAGGTCATATATTCCAAGTATGCAGGGACTGAGTTGGAATTCAATGGTTCAAATCATCTTCTCTTAAAGGAGGATGATATTCTTGGTACTCTAGAGACTGATGATATTAAGGATCTCAAGCCCCTCAATGACAGGGTTCTAATTAAG GTTGCTGCGGCGGAGGAGAAGACTGCTGGAGGGTTGTTGCTTACTGAAGCAAGCAAGGAGAAACCTTCTATTGGCACG ATTATTGCAGTCGGTCCAGGCCCTCTCGATGAAGAAGGGAAAAGGACGCCCCTATCGGTGTCCTCAGGCAACTCTGTGATGTATTCGAAGTATGCAGGTAGTGAGTTAAAGGGAAGTGATGGTTCTGACTATATTGTGCTGAGGGCTTCTGATGTAATTGCTGTGCTCTCCTAG